The DNA segment CCAGAACCAATAGCCATCACATTTTCTTCTGGTTCAATTACCTCGCCATTACCGGAAATGAGTAGCAAGTAATCTTTATCACCAACTAATAACATAGCTTCTAATTTTCTTAAAACTTTATCTGTTCTCCAATCTTTTGATAGTTCTACAGCAGCTTTTAATAAGTTTCCAGCATTTGCTCTATATTTTATTTCAAATCGCTCGAAAAGGGCTAGGGCATCAGCAACAGAACCTGCAAACCCCGCTATAACTTTTCCTTCACCAAGGCGTCTGACTTTTCGTGCTGTACCTTTAAAAACAGTATTTCCAAGAGTTATTTGCCCATCACCTGCTATTACAGTTTTTCCGTTTTTTCTTATTCCAACTATTGTGGTTCCTCTAAATTCCATTGTATCACCTCAG comes from the Marinitoga sp. 1197 genome and includes:
- the hslV gene encoding ATP-dependent protease subunit HslV — translated: MEFRGTTIVGIRKNGKTVIAGDGQITLGNTVFKGTARKVRRLGEGKVIAGFAGSVADALALFERFEIKYRANAGNLLKAAVELSKDWRTDKVLRKLEAMLLVGDKDYLLLISGNGEVIEPEENVMAIGSGGPYALAAAKALLKNTDLDAKEIAEKSLKIAGEICIYTNQNITVEVIE